DNA from Kiritimatiellia bacterium:
CCTGACAACCGAGAAGTAGAGAATTGACGGCGGCCTCCTCCATGGCCCTACTAAGCTCGTGAAAAGCAGATGACATCTCGATGTGCTGATATTCGTGGGCGATTAGTAGAGCCTCATAATTGCTATCATTTCGGAGGGGGCCAGCGGCAAAAAGCCGCTTCCCGCAAATGAATAGCTGGTTTCTGGCATCAGCTAAACCGATTGACTCCAGATATTCAACGATGACATTCCGCAACTCATTTTGTGAAGGTTGTACCGTAACCGTCTGAATTCGGTCGGCTTTTCTAAAATTATTATAACGTTCAAATGCCTTCAGCCAGTCGAACGGATATTTAGAAGGTTTCCGATTTGAACGATTTTGTGAATCAGCGTGAAGTAAGTATCGGAGCATTGCGTGGCTTGTAGGAAAATCACCGACTCCAAGGAAACAAAGAAGTCGTCCTAGATGGACCAACGAGTAATAATAGCAGGTCGCCGCCCAATTTAAGTTGTCTCGCTCTCTTTCCCATCGCCCGAGAAAGCAGTCCTGAATCGCTGCTACCAGCAGGCAGAATGCAATGTAATACCTTTGTGCCTTCCTTTCATCACTGATATTCCAGTATTGAATGGACGTAAGTTTATCTCGGTCCGTGGGCATGAAGATGTGCTCCTTTCCTACTCCTAATGCACTTTACTGAACACTTCCGGCGTAGAGCCGTAGGACGCAGGCGAAGGTATCGTGTTCATTCTGCCAGGCTTTGAATAGCAACCTCGGGTGATGCAGCATACTTCCTGATCTTTTTAGGGTCGCTATAGATCGATGTGTAGATGTATGTCCCGATGGGGTAGAGTCTGCCTGTCCATATATCTCCATCGACATAACCGCTAGGGAGACCGACGATGAAAACAGGATTATGTCGTTTCTCTTTGATGGTAAATGTTTTAACCTCGGCACGAACGACGGACCCCTGCGAGCCCGAGGGCATCGTTTGGAGGGTGTCGCTCAAAGGGTTGTAGGTGGTGGATCTGCCGGAATGCGTCTTCGTGACGACATTTGTAAACGTATAGGTTTTGTAAACCGTGATATAGGCCAGCGCACCGTCATCGAGAACTCGGCTCAGCCTTGCCTCAACCTCAATCGCCGCCGAGTCAAGCAATCGATAGAGGCGCGCCTTGGCAGCCTGCTGCTGTTGGGCATAGTAGTATCGGCGATGCTTCTCCGAGTCGTAACCGTACCTATCGCGGATTTCTTGAGGCAATTCAGGGAAGCACAACTTCCCAATACCTGCAGCGTGTTTTACGAGGATCCCATCCGCTTCCACGCGCATTACCGTGACGTCGGAGTATTTTTTTCCATCCAGTGTTGTGATGTCGTCGGACAACGCCGATGTCACCCCGAGCATCGCTGCAACTGCGATGTGTGAGTATCGCCCCATCCTAGCATCCTCCTCTTCACCGAACACCATCGCTCAGGAGGGCACGAGTCCCCCTGAGTGTGCTCGCCTACGTAAGGCTCGATTCGGATAGGCTTCGTTTCCGCTATTCTTTGCCCGTTTTGCACGATGCACCTTCTTCAAGGTGATTTTCTCTTTTTCCCTTCCCACTTCAAGTATTCAATGAGCCCTTATCCAGGAGGGCTTCGGTGTTGAGGTCTTATCGTTCTCAGCATTTCCTGACACTGAACTCGTGCCGAATGTTCCTTACTGCATTCTCGGCGAATAATCACGTGCCCGCTCCTACATGCTATTTCAAAGATCGAAACAGTTTTCTGAGGAGTAAAACGTTAGGCTTGAGCGGCGTCACCCCCTTGAGCGTTCAAAACTTGAGCGGCATGCCTATTCGATGATTGTCTTAAATTTGCGCTTAAATTTTCAAATCAATCTATCCCGCCCTGATTTCTACCGGTTGAGACCCATAATCGACCTAAGATTCATCTAGATAACGTTTTCGATATCTACTTTAGCTATGAAAAACTTGCCGCAATTGTCGCGTCAGCGCGTATCCCGCAATTGGACGTGATCACCCCCGCATTGACAAAGCCCATCGGTTCGCGATGGTTTGCGATATTTCAGAAATTCGTTTTCGATCAACATTTGCGGGCACCGTATTGCTATCCACCTAACGGCTCCGTTTTCGGCGAACATGAGGATAAACTGGGTGAGAGAAATAATCACCGAGATGGGAGCTACAAAACTTGTCTGCCCTTGGAGCGAGACGGTGAAGTCATGGAGCACGGAGTCCCAGACGGTGGTTCACCGGCTCTTCTGCGTTGGCGATAGGACAAATACGGATGCGATAGCGATTCCGATCGTCACAACGTTAACGATGGACCAGAGTTCACGGTCCAGCCCGACCCGAAAGATGGGGTTGTAGATTGCCGCAATAACTCCAAGAATCCATGCCCATTGCTCATTCCGCTGTCTGATGGCCAGGACTGTGAGATAGGCGAAAACAGCGCAGCAGACGTAGCGAAGCAGGATGTAATACCCATACGGGTTGTCCCGACTCTGCGCCCCCAGGAGCATCACGCTCGCGATTGCTTGCGGCACCCAGATTCTCTTTATCTCTTCATTTCCCATTATTTTCCCGTCGATTTTGAGCTTGCGGCCGGGTCATTCATACAGAAAAGCCCATTGTTCGACCTGGGGATTTTGACCCCGCCTGTAGTATTGCGCACCTTTCGATCGCTGTTCAAGAGCATATCGTCCTTTCGAAACCTTTTCAAGGATTCAATTGCCCGCGCCGCCAGCGATGGTCCCTGTCACCGACCGACGGCGTGATTTGTCGAATCAGGCCAATGATTCCGTGGCGCGCTTTCCTCAGGCCGTCAACGTTTCAAAAGAGCTTCAAAGGCCCAAGAGGTCCCATCGTTCCAAATAGTGTCTTTCGGGATCGCGAAATTTCCTCACGGGGCTATCCCGGTGGGCTTGGCCCTTCCTTCCAGGCGTTTCCAGCCATTTTTTATGATCGTTCCTAACAAACTCAGCGACTTTCCCGCTTGGAACGATGTAGAATCGGGCCGCTGTCGATCCTCCTTTAGATTTACGAATACATAGAATAGATGATCAGATTGACACTTCTCGGCGTTCCTGTTTAGAACCCAGCGAGGTTCTTTTCCCTGATTTGTTTTTACCGGGATCGCGACCGGCTTCGTCGCAGACGCGTTGGATACAAGAATATCGATCCCTCGCGTGTTGCGTAATGTGATCGAAGCCATGTGGCCTAACCGGCACAATTCGCCGCAACCAGGTATTCGCCAGCTACTCCTGTCCGACCTTTCGAAAGCCTAACCAATGACATAAGAAAACGCCTTCCCACAACATGACAAATGATTATGCCAGGACCTCGATTACAACCAGTATTGTCTGAGCCTGCTCGATAGTTTGAAAGATAGGGCGCTGCAAGGCTTTTTTCTTCAGCCCGTGATGGTTGAGGATAAGAAAGCGGGCGATCAGGGGTTTCCGGATTGTAGTGAGGTTTGGATTTTGGTAGGCCGCGCGTATACCAAAGTGAACGGGTAAGCCAGATATCTAAGGAGTTGCGCACGGACTAAAAAGTTATGAGCGCGGCGAATTCGAGGTGAGGGCAGACCGTTTCCGGCACGCCGGCGGAGCTTCGCTCACAATGTGTTCCAAAACAGCGCGACTGGAGCGTTCAGCCCGAAGCTCGTTTGGGTAACTTCACGCGGAGGCAGGCGCCTCCGAGGGGCGATTCGGAAGCTTCGATGGTGCCGCCATGCGCCCTGGCAATCGCGCGGGCCGAGACCAGACCCAGACCCAGGCCCGACGATTTCGTTGTATAAAATGGATTGAAGATCCGCTCCCGTTGCTCCGCGGAAATGCCGGGCCCATTATCGTGAACCTCGATCACCACCTCGCCGGGCGAGTCTTCGACCCAAATTTCGACCCGACCGCGGGGCGGCACGGCTTCCGCGGCGTTGATCACCAAATTTTGCAGTAAATCGCGGATCATCGGCTCGTGTATCTCAATCTCCGCCGTATTGGGTCCGCTGATGGCGAGCAGCCGATCGCTCATCGCGGGGTGCCGCTGCAGCCATCTTGCCGCGTCCCGAACCACGCGCATGAGATCCTGCCTCGTTTTGGGAAGCGACTCTGCCGGGCGCTCGAGGGCCGACATCCGCCTCGTTAATTCGTGCAAGCGGTCGAAGGACTCCACGATATCGCGGAGCATTTGCCGACCGGCGGAATCCAGCGATCCATGCGCGTTCAACATCTCCGCATTCGCCAGGCCAACGGCGAGCACGTTGTTCATATCGTGAGCAACGGCGCCCGCCATCAGGCTGATGGCCGCGCGCCGCTCCGCGGCCACCAGGACATCCTGCTGCTCGGCGATGCGTTGCCGGTCGCGCGCCATCCGCCGCAACAACCGCTGCAACAAGCCGAACAGCACAAGCGATGTGAGACCGACGAAGCCAATCCCCTTGGCCGTCTGGAGTACTCTATAGAACTCAGGCTCCGCCGCCCAGTCCGCGGCGAGCCGGTCCGACACGGCGATGTAGATAGCCGATAACGTGAAATAAACGGCTGCCGCCACCAGCGCCGTCCGGTTGTAATGGGCAAGGTACCGCGGAATTCCGCTTGTCTCGATCGGTTGACTCACCTTACTGCCCCCACTGGATACGCTACTCCTCGAGGTGCGGCACAGCAAGTTCGCAGGCTCGTCCGGGCGGAAATCAGCGTTCTGCTGGCAGCCTCATCAACGGCCCCTTATACTGCCCGCGCATGGCGGATTGGTGGATCGGCGCATGGCCCCATCTCGCGGCGGCGGCCATCCTCGCGTTGGATGTGTGGGCGGCAGCTCACGCGATCCTTTACAAGCGGGACCCTCGCTCGGCAACGACCTGGATCGGCGTGATCCTGCTCTTCCCGGTGGCGGGAGCCGCGCTGTATGTGCTCCTCGGCATCAACCGCATCCAGCGCCGCGCGGTGCTACTGCGCGACCGACGCGCCGTTCTGCTGCCGATGCCCGGCGCGCCGAGCACCGCCTCCTCCGCTCCGCTGCCGGATCGCTTCGATCACCTTCTCGCCCTATCGAAGGCAGTCGGCCGGATTTCCGACCTCCCCCTTTGCACCGGAAACGCCATCACGCCGCTCCGAAACGGTGAAGAAGCCTACCCCGCGATGCTCGCCGCCATTGAGTCCGCGCAGGTGAGCGTGACCCTTTCGACCTACATTTTCGCTCACGACGCCGTGGGTCTCCGTTTTGCCGACGCGTTGGGCGACGCGGTCGAACGCGGGGTGCAAGTGCGCGTACTCATCGATGACGTCGGCGCGCGCTACTCGTTCCCCACCATCTACGGCGCCCTGGAACGCCGACACGTAAAGTTCGCGGCCTTCATGCCGACGTTTTTCCATTGGCGAATGCCCTACATCAACCTGCGCAACCACCGAAAAATCCTCGTGGTCGACAGCCGGGTGGGCTTCACCGGCGGCATGAACATCCGCCAAAACCATCTGGTGTCCGATCGGGAGGGCGACCGCGTACAGGATCTCCATTTCCGCATCGAGGGGCCCGCGGTCGCCCAAATGCAGACGGTTTTCGCGGAGGACTGGGCATTCACGACCGGCGAGCGGCTGGAGGGCGATCCGTGGTTTGCTGAGCCGCGCGCGGCTGGCGATATCTGGGCGCGGGGCATTCCGGACGGGCCGGATGAGGACCGCGACAAGCTCCGGTCCACGATTCTCGCCGCACTAGCCTGCGCCCGCCGGCGCGTTCGGATTGTCACGCCCTATTTCCTTCCGGACTCAGCCCTCATCAGTTCCTTGAACACCTGCGCGCTGCGCGGCGTGGAGGTCCAAATCGTAATCCCGCTGGTCAACAATCTGCGCGCCGTCGGCTGGGCTTGCCAAGCTCACCTCTGGCAGGTCCTAGAGCGCGGCTGCCGCGTATGGCGGACGCCGCCGCCCTTCGACCATTCGAAACTCTTTGTCGTCGACGACGCGTGGTCGCTGATTGGCTCCGGCAACTGGGACCCGCGATCGCTGCGGCTCAACTTCGAGTTCAACCTCGAATGCTACCACGAAGGCTTCGCTGCGGAGCTGAACCGCCGGATCGACGAGAAAATCGCCTCGGCGCGGGAGGCGACGCTGGCCGAACTTGATGCCCGGCCACTGCCGATCCGCCTGCGCGACGGAGTGGCGCGGCTATTCTGGCCCTACCTGTGAGTGAGGCGAGGCTGCGCAGTGCCCGGAACCTCGGACCCGCCCCTCAATTTCCATCGCATGGAAATTTCCATTCTATGGAAACACCTCCGCTGCGGATTTCCATGCCATGGAAATTTCCATCCTATGGAAAATGATCGGCCACGGGCTTCCATGCTATGGAAATTTCCATGGCATGGAAAATTTCGGCGCCTTTGACTAGGCGGCGCGTTCCGGCGGCGGGCTAGGCGGCGGGCGGCGCGCTCGCGCAGCGTGCAGGCTGCGGATCATGCGCGCTGCAGTCGCCGCGCAGGGACAGGGCGGCGTCACCAAAACTGGTACTGGCGAGTCGCGACGACGTAGGCGCCGAGCGTGAGATTCGTTAGGGCGTGGGCGAACGCGACGCACCAGATATTCCGGGTCCGGATGAACAGCCAGCCATAGGCCAGGCCGGCCGCGAATCCCGCCAGCCACTCCATATGTTCTGCAGCAAAGATCGCGGCCACGGCGAAGAAGGGAAGCGCGGCAAACCGACCTGGATCGACCTGCCGGAAGTCGCCGCCGAACATCCAGCGATACAGGAACCCTCGCCAAAAGAATTCCTCGATGATGCCGATGACGAGGCCGGAGCCGAGAATGCGGACTAAGGTCAGCGGCCAACCGCATGTCTCCGGCGCATAGGGTGACGCGGCGGGCGGCTCGCGCAGTTCGCCCAGCGGGCGGACGCCCCAGCGGAGGTACAAGTCTCGGAGCGGTTCCAACCGGGCCGCCGCCGGATGTTCCAGCGCCACCCACGCGATAAACACGGCGAGTCCGACGATGATCGCCGGCGGCAGGTGCCTCCAGGCCAGCGGCGCGTATCCCTGCCAGGGCCGGAGATAGAGGAAAAGCCCCAGGCACACGGCGCTGCGGATTGCGTAGGCCCAGGCGGGAGGCAGTTGCGGCATGTCGAGGAAATGCATCAGCAGTAGCCACGCGACGAATGGGATGACGTGCGCGGCGATCGCCCGTTTTTCTGGGCATGGGTCCTGTGGGATCGCGTTCATGGGCGGACGGAGCTCGGCCCTCGCGTGTCGGCTGGGAGCTGGCGAAGCATCACACGCCGAGGACGTCCCGCATTGAATAGAGGCCCGGCGGCCGCCCGCGGACCCAGAGGGCGGCGCGCAGGGCGCCGATCGCAAAGGTCTCGCGGCTTGTTGCGCGGTGGGAAAATTCGAGGACCTCGCCGTCCGCGGCAAACATCACCGTGTGATCGCCAACAATGTCGCCGCCTCGCACCGCATGGAACCCGATCTCCTGCGACGGGCGGTCTTGCGCGGCGAGCCCGTGTCGACCGTGTACGGACACCTCATCCAGATTCACGTCCAAGCCACGCGCGACCGCTTGGCCGAGCCCGAGGGCCGTTCCGCTGGGCGAATCTTTCTTCCGGCGGTGGTGCCGTTCGATGATTTCCACGTCATATCCTTTCCCCTTGAGGGCGCGCGCCGCCTGCTCCAAGAGGGCGAACAGCAAGTTGATGCCCAAGCTCATGTTGGGCGCCCAGACGATGGGGACTTTTTGAGCGGCGGCCTCGATGGCGGACCGGCCCTCCGGCCCGATTCCTGTGGTTCCGATCACCCAGGCCTTGCCCCACGCTGCGATGCGGGGCGCATTCCCGACGGTGCCGTGGTGGGCGCTGAAATCGATCAGCACGTCCGCCTCCGGGGCGACGGCCGCGAGGTCGCTGGTAATGGTTACGCCCGTTTTCCCCGCGGGTTGACCGCGGAGGGGGCAGTCCCACAAATCCACCGCGCCCACGAGTCGGATGCCCGGCACGGCCTGGTTTTCGATGCACCGGATGAGCGTCTGCCCCATGCGCCCGCCGGCGCCGATGATCACAACGTTGGTCATGTCGGTCTCCCGGGGTGAGCGGTTCACAACAGGCCGAGCGCCTGCAGCGTCTCCCGCAGGCGGGCCTTTAGAGGAGCGGACATTTCGCAGAGCGGAAGGCGGAACGCCTCTTCGATCCGGCCCATCATCGCGAGGGCGGTCTTGACGGGAATTGGGTTGGTGTCGATGAACAAATCCGCGAACAACCGATAGTACCGGTAATGCAAGGCGCGCGCCTCCGCCCAGCGGCCGGCGAGCGCGTGATGCACCATGTCAGCGATGGGCCTGGGCGCGACATTCGAGGCTACGCTGATGACACCGACCGCACCGACCGACATCATGGGCAGCGTCAGCGAGTCGTCGCCGGATAGCACCTCGATCTGGCAGCGGGCAAGGATCTGGCTTACCCGGTCCACGCTCCCGCCGGCTTCCTTGATCGCGACAATTTTCGGGTGAGCGGAGAGTTCTGCCACGACCTCGACCGGGATTTCTTTGCCGGTCCGCCCGGGGACATTGTAAAGGACCACCGGCAGGCCCAGTTCGGCTACGGCCGTGAAGTGCCGAATCAGGCCCAGCGAGTTGGGTTTGTTGTAGTAGGGGGTCACTTGAAGCGTCGCATCCGCGCCGGCATCGCGCGCGTGGCGTGTCAGCTCCAACGCCTCGGCCGTCGAGTTGGCTCCGGTGCCCGCGATGATCTTGCAGCGCTTGCGGGCCGTTTCGATAGCCACCTCGATGACGCGTTCATGTTCGGCGTAGTTGAGGGTGGGCGACTCGCCGGTGGTGCCGACCGGCACCAGGCCGTCGATCCCGTTGGCAATTTGGAATTCAATCAGATCCTTGAAGCGCTCAAAGTCGATGTCTCCGGACCGGGTGAACGGGGTGACGATGGCCGTGTAGGCTCCGGCCCAGCGATACGGCATGGATTCCATGGGTTTGTCCTTCGTTTCAACAGTTCAATGCATCGGGATAGAATAAGGGGCGGCTGGGCGCGACTCCAGTCCGCAGATGGGCGTCAACTCGACTTTCGATTCACCATCCACGCTGAAAATTCCTCCAGCCATCGTTTGAATCCCTCAAGGTGGCGGGAAGGGAAGTGGTACTGGTCGGCCTTCTCGAGCACTTTGAAAAAACAGTCCAGCCAGACGCGGCGGGCCGCTTCGTCGATGGGGAAGGCGAGGTGCCGCGCGCGCATCATGGGGGGTCCGTACCTTTGATGGTAGAGCGGCGGTCCGCCGCAGATGCCGACCAGAAACGCGGCGAGTTTTTCCGACGCCGCGGGCAGATCGTCTGAGAACAGCGGGCGGATCGGCGAACGGCCGATCTCGTCGTAAAAATCCCGGCACATTCGGAATATATTTTCTTCGCCCATCGCCGCGTAGATTTCGCGGCTTGGGCCCGGGCCCTGCGGCGGGCCGCTCGGCGGCACATAGATAGCATCTGACACGTGATTCGACATCCGCCCTAACGCGTCCTACAGTTTGTCTCACTATGAAGATTTTGGTCACCGGTTCAAGCGGGTTGATCGGCTCCGCGCTGGTGCAGCATTTGACAGCGTGTGGGCATTACGTCATCCGATTGGTCCGTAAGGATCCTGACCGCTCTCGCGGGGACTTGATGTGGGATCCGGCGGCGGGTCGTATTGAGCGTTCGGGCCTGGAGCGCCTTGACGGGGTGGTCCACCTCGCGGGCGAATCCATTTTGGGATTGTGGACCGAGTCCAAAAAACAGCGCATTTATCGAAGCCGCGTGCCCGCGACGGAGTTCCTGATGGAGTCGCTCGCCGGGCTTACGCATCGGCCGCGGGTGATCATCAGCGCATCGGCGATCGGCTATTACGGCAACCGGGGGGATACTTGGCTGAACGAACAATCCCCGCCCGGCCACGGATTTCTCGCTTCCGTGTGCGTGGACTGGGAGAAAGCGACCGAACTGGCATCGAATGCCGGAATTCGCGTAGTGAACCTCAGGATTGGCGTGGTGCTTTCGCCCGCGGGCGGCGCTCTCAAAATCATGCTTCCGGCGTTCCGCCTTGGACTCGGGGGACCGCTAGGGAGCGGGAAGCAATACATGAGCTGGATCGAGCTCGGCGATCTGCTGTCCGCCATCAATTATTGTCTGGAGAAAGAGGCGCTTCGGGGGCCAGTCAACGCCGTGGCGCCTGAGCCGGTGACCAATCGTGAATTCGCCCGAGCGCTGGGCCGCGCCTTGCGGCGGCCCACATTTTTGCCCGTGCCCGGATTCGCGCTGAAACTCCTGCTGGGCGACCTGGCGCGCGAAAGTCTGCTGGCGAGCCTGCGTGTTGAGCCGGTGGCCCTGCGCCGTGCCGGCTTCCAGTTTGCCTGTCCGACCCTGCCGGATGCGTTGAAGGTTTGCCTGCGCTGACCCATCCTCGCTAAATAACGTCGATCTCGGCGCCAGAACCGTCTGCCGCCGAGATGACGCAAAAAGGTCCTTATGGGCCCCTATCGGGGAATCCCCGATTTTTTCCCGCTTTAGGCTTTTCAGTTGATTTCTCCGCCCAAAAGGACCAGAAAAAATTTTCGAAACTATCCTCTGTTTCAGGAATAACCTATGAAAACCTTCAAGCCGCTCTTTCTTCCCGCCCTCTATCAAGATTCTGCCGCCAGCGGGCGGATCATCCTTCGAGATGGATCCACAGCCACCATTCGATTGAGTCAGCCCTCGGATGCGGACGCCGTCGCTGCATTTTTCCAGCAGCTTTCGCCGGAGTCGAGGCGCCAGCGGTTCTTTTCCGACAGCAAGCCCGGGATGGACATGATCGCCTCGCT
Protein-coding regions in this window:
- a CDS encoding CAAX prenyl protease-related protein — translated: MNAIPQDPCPEKRAIAAHVIPFVAWLLLMHFLDMPQLPPAWAYAIRSAVCLGLFLYLRPWQGYAPLAWRHLPPAIIVGLAVFIAWVALEHPAAARLEPLRDLYLRWGVRPLGELREPPAASPYAPETCGWPLTLVRILGSGLVIGIIEEFFWRGFLYRWMFGGDFRQVDPGRFAALPFFAVAAIFAAEHMEWLAGFAAGLAYGWLFIRTRNIWCVAFAHALTNLTLGAYVVATRQYQFW
- a CDS encoding phospholipase D-like domain-containing protein, which produces MADWWIGAWPHLAAAAILALDVWAAAHAILYKRDPRSATTWIGVILLFPVAGAALYVLLGINRIQRRAVLLRDRRAVLLPMPGAPSTASSAPLPDRFDHLLALSKAVGRISDLPLCTGNAITPLRNGEEAYPAMLAAIESAQVSVTLSTYIFAHDAVGLRFADALGDAVERGVQVRVLIDDVGARYSFPTIYGALERRHVKFAAFMPTFFHWRMPYINLRNHRKILVVDSRVGFTGGMNIRQNHLVSDREGDRVQDLHFRIEGPAVAQMQTVFAEDWAFTTGERLEGDPWFAEPRAAGDIWARGIPDGPDEDRDKLRSTILAALACARRRVRIVTPYFLPDSALISSLNTCALRGVEVQIVIPLVNNLRAVGWACQAHLWQVLERGCRVWRTPPPFDHSKLFVVDDAWSLIGSGNWDPRSLRLNFEFNLECYHEGFAAELNRRIDEKIASAREATLAELDARPLPIRLRDGVARLFWPYL
- a CDS encoding HAMP domain-containing histidine kinase produces the protein MSQPIETSGIPRYLAHYNRTALVAAAVYFTLSAIYIAVSDRLAADWAAEPEFYRVLQTAKGIGFVGLTSLVLFGLLQRLLRRMARDRQRIAEQQDVLVAAERRAAISLMAGAVAHDMNNVLAVGLANAEMLNAHGSLDSAGRQMLRDIVESFDRLHELTRRMSALERPAESLPKTRQDLMRVVRDAARWLQRHPAMSDRLLAISGPNTAEIEIHEPMIRDLLQNLVINAAEAVPPRGRVEIWVEDSPGEVVIEVHDNGPGISAEQRERIFNPFYTTKSSGLGLGLVSARAIARAHGGTIEASESPLGGACLRVKLPKRASG
- the dapA gene encoding 4-hydroxy-tetrahydrodipicolinate synthase — translated: MESMPYRWAGAYTAIVTPFTRSGDIDFERFKDLIEFQIANGIDGLVPVGTTGESPTLNYAEHERVIEVAIETARKRCKIIAGTGANSTAEALELTRHARDAGADATLQVTPYYNKPNSLGLIRHFTAVAELGLPVVLYNVPGRTGKEIPVEVVAELSAHPKIVAIKEAGGSVDRVSQILARCQIEVLSGDDSLTLPMMSVGAVGVISVASNVAPRPIADMVHHALAGRWAEARALHYRYYRLFADLFIDTNPIPVKTALAMMGRIEEAFRLPLCEMSAPLKARLRETLQALGLL
- a CDS encoding TIGR01777 family oxidoreductase translates to MKILVTGSSGLIGSALVQHLTACGHYVIRLVRKDPDRSRGDLMWDPAAGRIERSGLERLDGVVHLAGESILGLWTESKKQRIYRSRVPATEFLMESLAGLTHRPRVIISASAIGYYGNRGDTWLNEQSPPGHGFLASVCVDWEKATELASNAGIRVVNLRIGVVLSPAGGALKIMLPAFRLGLGGPLGSGKQYMSWIELGDLLSAINYCLEKEALRGPVNAVAPEPVTNREFARALGRALRRPTFLPVPGFALKLLLGDLARESLLASLRVEPVALRRAGFQFACPTLPDALKVCLR
- the dapB gene encoding 4-hydroxy-tetrahydrodipicolinate reductase → MTNVVIIGAGGRMGQTLIRCIENQAVPGIRLVGAVDLWDCPLRGQPAGKTGVTITSDLAAVAPEADVLIDFSAHHGTVGNAPRIAAWGKAWVIGTTGIGPEGRSAIEAAAQKVPIVWAPNMSLGINLLFALLEQAARALKGKGYDVEIIERHHRRKKDSPSGTALGLGQAVARGLDVNLDEVSVHGRHGLAAQDRPSQEIGFHAVRGGDIVGDHTVMFAADGEVLEFSHRATSRETFAIGALRAALWVRGRPPGLYSMRDVLGV